A window of Paenibacillus polygoni contains these coding sequences:
- a CDS encoding site-specific integrase, with translation MSVFRNEDNGTWYAMVRYDDWTGKRKQKMKRGFRTKREALAWEREFLLEKQADLDMTFESFYERYKADVIPKIKHNTWLTKQHIIETKILPYFKGRKISEITPADIIAWQNKMRVQPDRYGKPHSKTYLKTIHNQLSAIFNHAYRYYGLKVNPARRAGNMGSEETGEMLFWTKEEYLKFSDAMMDKDLSFYAFELLYWTGIRVGELLALTPSDFDLENRKLHITKSYQRLEGKDIITTPKTKKSNRTIILPQFLADEIGDYISSFYSIEPDTRLFPVTKNFLYHEMKRGCKETGVKKIRVHDLRHSHVSLLIHMGYSALAIGARVGHEAENITYRYAHLFPTVQTEMAEDLNVERSNNYVGEKPGQKR, from the coding sequence ATGTCAGTTTTCAGAAATGAAGACAACGGAACATGGTATGCAATGGTTCGGTATGATGACTGGACTGGTAAAAGGAAGCAGAAAATGAAGCGAGGCTTCCGTACAAAGAGGGAGGCACTTGCCTGGGAAAGAGAGTTTCTACTGGAGAAACAGGCAGACCTTGATATGACATTTGAAAGCTTCTATGAACGTTACAAGGCTGATGTGATACCAAAGATAAAGCACAATACATGGCTTACAAAGCAGCACATTATAGAAACTAAGATTTTGCCGTATTTTAAGGGGCGTAAAATATCAGAGATTACACCGGCTGATATAATTGCGTGGCAGAATAAGATGAGGGTCCAGCCTGACCGTTACGGCAAGCCGCATTCTAAGACGTATCTGAAAACCATTCACAATCAATTAAGTGCAATTTTTAATCATGCATACAGATACTACGGGCTCAAGGTGAATCCTGCAAGAAGAGCAGGTAATATGGGCTCAGAGGAAACAGGGGAAATGCTTTTCTGGACAAAAGAAGAATATCTTAAATTCTCAGATGCAATGATGGATAAGGACTTATCCTTTTATGCATTCGAACTTCTCTACTGGACAGGAATCCGTGTAGGAGAGCTGCTGGCACTCACGCCATCAGATTTTGACCTTGAAAACAGGAAGCTTCATATAACCAAGTCATATCAAAGATTAGAAGGTAAAGATATCATTACTACTCCTAAAACAAAGAAAAGCAATAGAACCATTATTTTGCCTCAGTTTCTTGCAGATGAAATTGGAGACTATATCAGCAGCTTCTACAGTATAGAACCTGATACAAGGCTTTTTCCTGTGACAAAGAACTTCCTGTATCACGAAATGAAAAGAGGCTGCAAGGAAACAGGGGTAAAAAAAATCCGTGTACATGATTTACGCCATTCCCATGTGTCGCTGCTTATTCATATGGGATACTCAGCACTTGCAATAGGCGCCAGAGTTGGGCATGAAGCAGAGAACATAACCTATAGATATGCTCATTTGTTTCCAACTGTGCAGACGGAAATGGCAGAAGATTTGAACGTTGAAAGGAGCAATAACTATGTCGGAGAAAAGCCTGGACAAAAAAGGTAG
- a CDS encoding plasmid mobilization protein, which translates to MGKRLNLRMEDEIYEKIKENAEKIGLSMNKYIIHAAADPVIIRYNYDAVREHLKEIQGIHNDILELIGHIVQEETVFMADMDKLYRIADKLLESEKSLLSACKKERNVILKIISGEKSS; encoded by the coding sequence ATGGGAAAGAGATTAAATCTACGAATGGAAGATGAAATCTATGAGAAAATCAAAGAAAATGCAGAAAAAATCGGTCTATCCATGAACAAATATATTATCCATGCAGCTGCAGATCCTGTGATTATAAGGTATAACTACGATGCTGTTAGAGAGCATTTAAAGGAAATACAGGGAATCCACAATGATATTTTAGAGTTGATTGGACATATTGTGCAGGAAGAAACTGTATTTATGGCTGATATGGACAAGCTTTACAGGATTGCAGACAAACTTTTAGAGTCTGAAAAGTCTCTTTTATCCGCTTGTAAAAAGGAAAGAAATGTAATTTTAAAGATAATTTCAGGAGAAAAATCGTCATGA
- a CDS encoding transglutaminase-like domain-containing protein, with protein METTDLNVKGKGYIEPWLYRVGISFLLYIMFMEWLMPAGFGEQTDIPASMRVMFLLTAGLLLVGSLHIPLRYMIFLRAGCALFFLWWMLVPSAGESWVFNYIYTLQSDIASWERSGHFRNVSEETRAVFVVFGWTLFVTSVQMLAIQLRTVLLFGVVTIVYLLCMELLSGIYSPGGMIRMICCFLLVQSLLQMPRLVGTSKVLVKDRKSHLIWAGTAIGTVLVTTMMTSSIASAIPAKAENKEVLTRIWDKISEWSSADTKTNAVPAFSTTGYDPAGRDMGAPLIQSNTVYFTATTPVRAYWRGQSRSIYDGRSWKLNESAGQSFEYISTGQRLREDEIEENPYFRIVKQTISLKEPAKGGSDIFVGGVPLRLSFRDRMGDGTKKESGLTGNGNESDFPYIWSDISSGNVRFDDKPKAQPIQHYSMDVLIPVQDKTVLRKTVGEDPPSIQKTDLQLPSSLPERVTKLANSITSDTDTRYDAVMAVSNYLKSNYTYTLNTRVPAVDQDFVDDFLFVTKKGYCNHFSSAMVILLRSKGIPARYVQGFAPGQQDEQEPDKYTVTQGDAHAWVEVYFPGAGWFPFEATPGFDPAAELQAASAADEPKTGAMKNGEFAIDLSQLMTLFQTGLRSIAQPSTLAWSAAAVLLLAAVITAGHVYGPVIQLRLRMIWPRRTFPDRERLLHIGAPVWDMLAKRYGERDSRLTLREYIAGLPVEEDALREEVRQFAKDWETMVYSPASPSRGESIAFLQSCLRMAKVL; from the coding sequence GTGGAGACAACAGATCTAAATGTAAAGGGAAAAGGATATATCGAACCTTGGTTATACCGCGTTGGCATCTCTTTTCTGTTATATATCATGTTTATGGAGTGGCTCATGCCCGCTGGCTTCGGAGAGCAGACCGACATTCCTGCATCGATGAGGGTCATGTTCCTCCTTACGGCAGGGCTCCTTCTGGTCGGCAGTCTGCATATCCCTCTACGATACATGATCTTTTTAAGAGCAGGTTGTGCCCTGTTTTTTTTATGGTGGATGCTGGTCCCCTCTGCGGGAGAGAGCTGGGTATTTAATTATATCTATACGCTTCAAAGCGATATCGCAAGCTGGGAGAGATCAGGACATTTTCGGAATGTGAGTGAAGAAACAAGAGCGGTCTTCGTTGTGTTCGGATGGACGCTTTTTGTGACCTCTGTTCAAATGCTGGCTATTCAGCTTCGGACCGTGCTTCTATTTGGTGTGGTTACGATTGTCTATTTACTCTGCATGGAATTGCTAAGCGGTATCTATTCCCCAGGCGGGATGATACGTATGATTTGTTGTTTTCTTTTAGTACAATCCCTATTGCAAATGCCAAGATTAGTAGGGACATCAAAAGTACTGGTAAAGGATAGAAAATCTCATTTGATCTGGGCTGGGACAGCGATTGGGACAGTGCTTGTAACGACGATGATGACATCCTCTATTGCTTCTGCAATTCCTGCAAAAGCAGAAAATAAAGAAGTCCTGACAAGGATATGGGACAAGATCTCCGAGTGGTCGAGTGCTGACACGAAGACGAATGCAGTACCTGCTTTTTCAACGACAGGGTATGATCCGGCAGGGAGAGACATGGGAGCTCCGCTTATTCAGAGTAATACCGTATATTTTACGGCCACAACTCCTGTTCGGGCATACTGGAGAGGTCAATCTCGCAGCATCTACGACGGGAGAAGCTGGAAGCTGAATGAATCAGCAGGTCAATCCTTTGAATATATCAGTACTGGGCAGAGACTCAGAGAGGACGAGATTGAAGAGAACCCGTATTTTCGTATCGTAAAACAGACAATTAGTCTTAAGGAACCTGCTAAAGGCGGTTCTGATATTTTTGTAGGCGGGGTCCCTCTGCGATTATCGTTCAGAGATCGTATGGGAGACGGTACAAAGAAGGAAAGTGGATTAACAGGAAACGGTAACGAGTCTGACTTTCCATACATATGGAGTGATATATCTTCGGGGAATGTAAGATTTGATGATAAGCCAAAAGCACAGCCGATTCAGCATTATAGTATGGATGTACTGATTCCTGTACAAGACAAAACAGTGCTTCGTAAAACGGTGGGAGAAGATCCCCCTTCGATCCAGAAGACCGATCTTCAGCTTCCATCTAGTCTACCTGAAAGGGTCACGAAGCTGGCGAATTCAATAACTAGTGATACAGATACGCGTTATGACGCGGTCATGGCTGTATCGAATTATTTAAAATCGAACTACACGTATACACTAAATACTCGTGTTCCGGCAGTAGATCAAGATTTTGTGGATGATTTTCTGTTTGTAACCAAGAAAGGGTATTGTAATCATTTTTCTTCAGCCATGGTGATTCTCCTGCGGAGTAAAGGGATCCCTGCAAGATATGTACAGGGGTTTGCTCCAGGTCAGCAAGATGAACAAGAGCCGGACAAGTACACTGTTACTCAAGGGGATGCACATGCCTGGGTGGAAGTGTATTTCCCGGGAGCCGGATGGTTTCCATTTGAAGCCACACCTGGCTTCGATCCGGCAGCTGAACTGCAAGCGGCATCTGCTGCTGATGAACCGAAAACGGGGGCTATGAAAAATGGCGAGTTTGCTATAGATCTGAGTCAGTTGATGACTCTCTTTCAGACAGGGCTGAGAAGCATTGCTCAGCCGAGTACACTAGCATGGTCTGCAGCAGCGGTGCTGTTGCTTGCAGCAGTGATTACAGCGGGGCATGTTTACGGCCCAGTTATACAGCTCCGGCTTCGGATGATTTGGCCGCGCCGGACCTTTCCAGACCGAGAGCGCCTGCTTCACATCGGTGCTCCTGTATGGGACATGCTCGCTAAGCGTTATGGTGAGCGGGACAGCAGACTTACGCTGCGGGAATATATCGCAGGGCTGCCTGTGGAAGAGGACGCCCTGCGTGAGGAAGTGCGGCAGTTCGCCAAAGACTGGGAAACGATGGTCTACAGCCCGGCAAGTCCTTCCCGAGGAGAGAGCATCGCTTTTTTACAGAGTTGCCTGCGTATGGCAAAAGTTTTGTGA
- a CDS encoding DNA-binding protein produces the protein MSAKIFMTASEVAAELGVSESFAYKVMREMNKELKQKGYFTISGKVDRKYFHEKFYATKLEEK, from the coding sequence ATGTCAGCAAAGATTTTCATGACAGCCAGCGAAGTCGCTGCAGAATTAGGGGTTTCAGAATCTTTTGCATACAAAGTAATGCGAGAGATGAACAAGGAACTTAAACAGAAAGGTTACTTTACTATTTCAGGTAAAGTCGATCGGAAATATTTTCATGAAAAATTTTATGCAACAAAACTAGAAGAGAAATAG
- the guaA gene encoding glutamine-hydrolyzing GMP synthase: protein MIKPNEIVVVLDFGGQYNQLIARRIRDLGVYSELLPYNTPAEKIRELAPKGIVFSGGPSSVYAENAPHVDPAVYDLGLPIFGICYGMQMMAQQLDGKVERAHKREYGKADVLFNEGSDLVAGLELNQTVWMSHGDHVVSLPTGFKLDAGTESAPIAAMSHPERKFYAVQFHPEVRHSLNGNDMIRNFLYNVCGCEGNWSMETFIEDKIKDIREQVGDKKVLCALSGGVDSSVVAALLHRAIGDQLTCMFIDHGLLRKGEAESVMETFVGKFDMKVFKIDARERFMSKLAGVEDPEQKRKIIGNEFIYVFDEESSKFDDFTFLAQGTLYTDIVESGTATAQTIKSHHNVGGLPENMRFELIEPLNALFKDEVRKVGEECGLPEEIVWRQPFPGPGLAIRVLGEVTEEKLKIVRDSDYILREEIAKAGLDREIWQYFTALPNMKSVGVMGDARTYSYTVGIRAVTSIDGMTADWARIPWDVLEKISVRIVNEVDNVNRIVYDVTSKPPATIEWE from the coding sequence ATGATAAAGCCAAATGAAATTGTTGTTGTTCTAGATTTCGGGGGACAGTATAACCAACTAATTGCAAGAAGGATCCGCGATCTCGGAGTATACAGCGAGTTGCTTCCATATAACACACCTGCTGAGAAGATACGTGAACTTGCACCAAAAGGGATCGTATTCTCCGGTGGACCATCCAGTGTATACGCTGAGAATGCACCGCATGTAGACCCTGCTGTTTATGACTTGGGATTGCCGATTTTCGGTATTTGCTATGGTATGCAGATGATGGCCCAGCAATTAGACGGTAAAGTAGAACGTGCTCACAAACGTGAGTATGGTAAAGCAGATGTATTGTTTAACGAAGGATCTGACCTTGTAGCAGGTCTTGAATTGAATCAAACGGTATGGATGAGTCATGGAGATCACGTTGTTTCCTTGCCTACAGGTTTTAAACTTGATGCAGGAACAGAAAGTGCTCCAATTGCAGCAATGAGCCATCCAGAACGTAAATTTTATGCAGTTCAGTTCCACCCAGAAGTACGCCATTCCTTGAATGGTAATGATATGATCCGTAACTTCCTATATAACGTGTGCGGTTGCGAAGGCAACTGGAGCATGGAGACTTTTATCGAAGACAAAATCAAGGACATCCGTGAACAAGTTGGCGACAAAAAAGTGCTTTGTGCCCTCAGCGGCGGCGTTGATTCTTCTGTAGTAGCAGCACTGCTTCACAGAGCAATCGGCGATCAACTTACTTGTATGTTTATCGACCACGGTCTTCTTCGTAAAGGAGAAGCAGAGAGCGTAATGGAAACTTTCGTAGGTAAATTCGATATGAAAGTGTTTAAAATTGATGCTCGTGAACGCTTTATGTCCAAGCTTGCTGGAGTAGAGGATCCAGAACAAAAACGTAAAATTATCGGTAACGAATTTATTTACGTATTTGATGAAGAGTCCAGCAAATTCGATGATTTCACATTCTTGGCACAAGGAACACTTTATACAGATATCGTAGAAAGTGGTACAGCTACAGCTCAAACGATCAAATCTCACCACAATGTCGGCGGACTTCCTGAGAACATGAGATTTGAGCTTATTGAGCCGCTGAACGCACTCTTCAAAGACGAAGTTCGTAAAGTCGGTGAAGAATGTGGATTACCAGAAGAGATCGTATGGCGTCAGCCATTCCCAGGTCCGGGTCTAGCAATTCGTGTACTTGGCGAAGTAACAGAAGAAAAACTGAAGATTGTTCGTGATTCTGACTACATTTTGCGTGAAGAGATTGCTAAAGCAGGTCTTGACCGTGAAATTTGGCAGTACTTCACCGCTCTTCCTAACATGAAGAGTGTAGGGGTTATGGGCGATGCTCGTACGTATTCCTACACTGTAGGTATCCGTGCAGTAACATCCATCGACGGTATGACAGCAGACTGGGCACGTATCCCTTGGGATGTGTTAGAGAAAATCTCTGTTCGTATCGTTAACGAAGTAGATAACGTAAACCGTATCGTTTATGATGTAACTTCTAAACCGCCTGCAACGATCGAGTGGGAATAA
- a CDS encoding phage NrS-1 polymerase family protein, whose translation MNNKQALDANVPKKLKKYGIFCCWKYEKRDGRMTKIPYNPNNGNNAKSNDKTTFGSYDDAVIGMKEMGFDGIGIGVFDNVCAIDIDDCVSADGRLSYLAEDIVKIMQSYTEYSPSGEGIHILFTVDNFEYDKDSYYIMNRNKGLEVYITGATNKYVTVTGNRIGIYELKDCTQQLQIVLDKYMRRENPVVNGEIAVNEKFAANDGLPERAFNAKNGQKFKKLYYGDWSGYDSQSEADQALCNLLAFWTGKNPERMDELFRSSGLMRDKWNRKQSGSTYGEITIQKALKSCTKIAPPYAGGIDGESEFPPIKELSTEEYDLPTFPVETLPPFIGDYVRAVSEHTQTSPDMAGTISLGVLAVCLQGKYRIEGSPGYYEPLSLYTVVIAEPGERKSSVMTAMTDSLYEYEEKYNKTHLKEMRENNLQRDKLEQQISFCEEKLKNKDDEELEREILNMQEKLDSIPEIKPLRLLADDASVEALTSLLANNNGRIGLISAEGGAFDNIKGRYSQVQNIDVWLKGHCGDPILIDRLGRIEEKIRHPHLSAILAIQPYVLTEIMSDEKLGGRGLLARFLYCSPPTFVGKRKFGAPGIPEDVKDEYKRLIGKLVDIHAGDEPETLKLSPEAMERMEIFFAEHEAYLSGEGQIIAEWASKYIGAVLRIAGLIHVASESNDLIVSGETIDKAIAIGRYFLEHAKFAYALAGNDKTLKRAKFILLKIKERGESAIKLWQLDKDCRNKLFKNKADIREALQLLEECGYLKVMHPEVVAGPGRKPDDYVKVNPLVFELDF comes from the coding sequence ATGAATAACAAACAAGCACTTGATGCAAATGTCCCGAAAAAGCTTAAGAAATACGGAATTTTCTGCTGCTGGAAGTACGAAAAGAGAGACGGCAGAATGACTAAAATACCATACAATCCAAACAACGGAAACAACGCTAAAAGTAATGATAAAACGACATTTGGTTCATACGATGATGCAGTAATAGGCATGAAGGAAATGGGTTTTGATGGCATCGGCATCGGCGTATTTGACAATGTGTGCGCCATTGACATTGATGACTGCGTATCGGCAGATGGAAGACTGTCATATCTTGCAGAAGACATTGTCAAGATCATGCAGAGCTATACAGAGTACAGTCCCAGCGGTGAGGGCATTCACATTCTCTTTACTGTGGATAATTTTGAATACGATAAAGACTCTTACTACATCATGAATCGAAATAAAGGGCTTGAAGTATATATAACAGGTGCCACAAACAAATACGTCACAGTTACAGGAAACAGAATCGGAATCTATGAACTAAAGGACTGCACACAGCAGCTGCAAATCGTTTTGGACAAGTATATGAGAAGAGAAAACCCTGTCGTAAATGGGGAAATTGCCGTAAATGAAAAATTCGCCGCAAATGATGGACTACCGGAAAGAGCTTTCAATGCCAAAAACGGACAGAAATTCAAAAAACTGTATTATGGTGACTGGTCAGGTTACGATTCACAGTCTGAGGCCGATCAGGCACTGTGCAACCTTCTTGCATTTTGGACAGGGAAGAATCCTGAGCGAATGGACGAGCTTTTCAGAAGTTCCGGTTTGATGCGGGATAAATGGAACCGAAAGCAAAGTGGAAGCACATATGGCGAAATCACAATACAAAAAGCATTGAAAAGCTGCACTAAAATAGCACCACCCTATGCAGGAGGCATAGATGGTGAATCAGAGTTTCCACCTATAAAGGAACTGAGTACTGAAGAATACGATTTGCCTACTTTTCCGGTAGAAACCCTTCCTCCTTTTATCGGTGATTATGTAAGGGCGGTTTCAGAGCATACTCAGACATCTCCTGATATGGCAGGTACAATATCTCTTGGTGTGCTTGCCGTGTGTCTTCAGGGTAAATACCGGATTGAGGGCAGCCCGGGATACTATGAACCTCTCAGTTTGTACACTGTGGTCATAGCCGAGCCAGGAGAACGGAAGTCTAGCGTTATGACGGCCATGACCGACAGTCTTTATGAGTATGAGGAAAAGTACAACAAAACCCATTTAAAGGAAATGCGTGAGAATAATCTCCAAAGAGATAAACTGGAGCAGCAAATAAGCTTTTGCGAGGAAAAACTGAAAAATAAGGACGATGAGGAACTGGAACGTGAAATCCTGAACATGCAGGAGAAGCTTGACAGCATCCCTGAAATAAAGCCCTTAAGACTACTTGCAGATGATGCATCCGTGGAAGCTTTGACAAGTCTTCTTGCCAATAACAACGGAAGAATAGGACTCATATCTGCAGAAGGAGGAGCCTTTGACAACATCAAAGGACGGTATTCACAGGTACAGAATATCGATGTATGGCTGAAAGGGCACTGCGGTGACCCTATTTTGATAGATCGATTAGGACGGATAGAAGAGAAAATACGTCATCCACATTTGTCTGCAATTCTTGCAATTCAGCCTTACGTTTTAACTGAAATCATGTCAGACGAAAAACTGGGTGGAAGAGGACTTCTTGCAAGGTTTCTATACTGTTCTCCACCTACTTTTGTAGGTAAACGGAAGTTCGGAGCTCCAGGTATTCCTGAGGATGTGAAAGATGAGTATAAGAGACTGATTGGTAAACTTGTAGACATTCATGCAGGAGATGAGCCGGAGACTCTTAAGCTATCACCGGAGGCCATGGAACGAATGGAAATATTCTTTGCTGAGCATGAAGCATATCTTAGTGGAGAAGGACAGATTATTGCTGAATGGGCAAGCAAATACATTGGAGCGGTTTTACGGATTGCAGGTTTGATTCATGTGGCAAGCGAAAGCAATGACTTGATTGTATCGGGAGAAACAATTGATAAGGCAATTGCCATAGGAAGATATTTTCTTGAACACGCAAAGTTTGCATATGCTCTTGCAGGAAATGACAAGACCCTTAAAAGAGCAAAATTCATTTTGTTGAAGATTAAAGAGCGCGGAGAATCCGCTATTAAATTGTGGCAGCTGGATAAAGACTGCAGAAACAAACTGTTTAAGAATAAAGCTGATATAAGGGAAGCACTGCAGCTTCTAGAAGAATGCGGATATTTGAAAGTAATGCATCCGGAAGTTGTCGCAGGTCCGGGAAGAAAACCTGATGATTATGTTAAAGTCAATCCTCTTGTCTTTGAACTAGACTTTTAA
- a CDS encoding plasmid mobilization protein, with product MSEKSLDKKGRWRSVTVGFRVSPEENKQIDTMVGLCGMTKQDYITSRLLERDIIVNGNPRVFKALRNTLYDVLEELKRIKAGDEVEDELLDTIRMISWIMEGLSHEAR from the coding sequence ATGTCGGAGAAAAGCCTGGACAAAAAAGGTAGATGGAGAAGTGTCACAGTCGGATTTCGGGTTTCTCCAGAGGAAAACAAGCAGATTGATACAATGGTGGGCTTATGTGGTATGACAAAGCAGGATTACATTACAAGCCGCCTTCTTGAAAGGGATATTATTGTAAATGGAAACCCGAGAGTGTTTAAGGCACTGAGAAATACGCTTTACGATGTACTAGAAGAACTAAAACGGATAAAAGCCGGAGACGAAGTAGAGGATGAGCTTCTTGACACAATTCGAATGATTTCTTGGATTATGGAGGGCTTATCACATGAAGCTAGATAA
- a CDS encoding helix-turn-helix domain-containing protein, whose amino-acid sequence MATGERIRHFRKLHGMTMEYLGEKLGYPQKSAHVRMSQYENGVRGPKKELIDQLAEIFEVSPQSLTVPDIDSYEGLMHTFFALEDMYGIHVDYADGDLSLKLEKERGQAYVTLFRMLYEWHEQRARFESGEITEEEYNQWRYNYPESTVKKNNK is encoded by the coding sequence ATGGCCACAGGCGAGAGAATCAGGCATTTCCGTAAGCTGCACGGAATGACAATGGAATATTTGGGAGAGAAACTTGGTTATCCCCAGAAGTCAGCACATGTAAGAATGTCACAATATGAGAACGGCGTAAGAGGACCGAAAAAAGAGCTTATCGATCAGCTGGCAGAAATATTCGAAGTTTCTCCTCAGTCTCTGACGGTTCCTGACATAGATTCTTATGAGGGGCTTATGCATACTTTTTTTGCCCTAGAAGACATGTATGGCATTCATGTTGATTATGCTGATGGCGACCTTAGCTTGAAGCTTGAAAAAGAAAGAGGACAAGCATATGTCACACTATTCAGAATGCTTTATGAATGGCATGAGCAGCGTGCAAGATTTGAATCAGGGGAGATCACAGAAGAAGAGTACAATCAGTGGAGATACAACTATCCAGAAAGCACTGTGAAAAAGAACAACAAATAG
- a CDS encoding relaxase/mobilization nuclease domain-containing protein: MICKIWPIKSGKKSLDQGIKASIKYITDKKKTEIQYDFDAENSMNDVSSALRYVKNDEKTKKIYVSGYMCSPETAAEEFAFTKMINLSNIGKELEDDSENQAFHIVQSFPDNLDISDEEVHQCGIDLVKKLGKYQAVIASHVEPVIGKDGKVHGKAKHNHILINSHMNPEFIAHDKPEKMKYHDCKATYQELRRLNDEVAIEHGLLVIESKPPGGSKSWYEYEAETEGKSWKKQVKGDIEAVKKCTSSWAEFVKLMEKYGYEIHDGKHETYITPDNHRVRGSTLGELYTRKSLEAYWEWRRKLEYGSDRNNQYEAEIEEEALKNTLKYLADAGAQSIYRPSGWTSSKSNEQYFVGLYDEDGNRRTLLEQIFILAYVVIIGESPEYLASKVLETNNEQEEFTLSKETERRLADIKSALNAVREEHISTEEELSEKINELGKQISRLKRKIKVNDEIKEKMLPIADLVAVIGVEEVSEERIKTIKRELLKYDITTDDEIENFKMRFKECKRLETEFPGRLQRMSERYTKLKKAAHQLELAKDRDYCYGLKKEYESYEIMR, from the coding sequence ATGATTTGCAAGATTTGGCCCATAAAATCAGGTAAAAAGAGTCTGGATCAGGGCATAAAAGCATCAATAAAATACATAACTGATAAGAAAAAAACAGAAATTCAGTATGATTTTGATGCTGAAAACAGCATGAATGATGTCTCTTCCGCACTCAGATATGTAAAAAATGATGAGAAAACAAAGAAAATTTATGTCTCCGGATATATGTGCAGCCCTGAAACTGCAGCTGAAGAGTTCGCTTTTACAAAGATGATCAACCTATCAAACATCGGAAAAGAGCTTGAAGATGACAGTGAAAACCAGGCATTTCACATTGTTCAGTCTTTTCCAGACAATCTTGATATATCAGATGAGGAGGTTCATCAGTGTGGAATTGACCTTGTGAAGAAGCTTGGAAAGTATCAGGCAGTGATTGCATCCCATGTGGAACCAGTCATTGGCAAAGACGGAAAGGTTCACGGCAAGGCAAAACACAATCATATCCTGATAAATTCACACATGAATCCAGAGTTTATTGCCCATGATAAGCCAGAAAAAATGAAATATCATGACTGCAAAGCGACATACCAGGAGCTTAGAAGGCTTAATGATGAGGTCGCAATTGAACACGGACTGCTTGTAATTGAGTCAAAACCACCAGGAGGAAGTAAATCCTGGTATGAATATGAGGCAGAAACAGAGGGAAAGAGTTGGAAAAAACAGGTGAAGGGAGATATAGAAGCAGTCAAAAAATGCACTTCATCATGGGCAGAATTTGTGAAACTAATGGAAAAATACGGTTATGAAATCCATGATGGCAAGCATGAAACATACATTACACCTGATAATCACAGAGTCAGAGGAAGCACTTTAGGTGAGTTATATACTCGGAAATCTCTTGAGGCATACTGGGAATGGCGCAGGAAACTAGAGTACGGATCGGATAGAAACAATCAGTATGAAGCAGAAATAGAGGAAGAAGCGCTTAAAAATACTCTTAAATATCTAGCTGATGCAGGTGCACAGTCTATATATAGGCCTTCTGGATGGACTAGTTCTAAGTCCAATGAGCAGTATTTTGTCGGCCTTTACGATGAGGATGGAAACAGAAGAACACTCCTTGAACAGATTTTCATTCTTGCATATGTTGTAATAATAGGCGAATCTCCCGAGTATCTGGCATCTAAAGTGCTCGAAACAAATAATGAACAGGAAGAATTCACTCTTTCTAAAGAAACAGAAAGAAGACTTGCTGATATTAAGTCAGCCTTAAATGCAGTAAGAGAGGAGCATATTTCGACTGAAGAAGAACTTTCTGAGAAGATAAACGAGCTTGGAAAACAGATTAGCAGATTAAAAAGAAAGATTAAAGTCAACGATGAAATTAAAGAAAAGATGCTCCCAATTGCTGATTTAGTGGCTGTGATTGGTGTGGAAGAGGTATCTGAAGAGAGAATTAAGACCATTAAAAGAGAACTATTAAAGTATGATATTACTACTGACGATGAAATTGAAAACTTCAAAATGCGTTTTAAAGAATGCAAACGACTTGAAACAGAGTTCCCTGGACGATTACAAAGAATGAGCGAACGCTATACCAAGCTTAAGAAAGCTGCTCATCAGCTTGAACTGGCGAAGGACAGGGACTACTGTTACGGCCTGAAAAAAGAGTATGAAAGTTACGAGATTATGAGATAA